In Staphylococcus lloydii, the following proteins share a genomic window:
- a CDS encoding GntR family transcriptional regulator — MELTSVYKVKEWILNQIKAGKLNNGDKLPSYLSIARDLKVKTDDVYDGVDELITEQILTNNLEEGVSVKPLHPFLYPLGELVSISEMIEEQGYNAGTEFISLDEKPATSLDAYTLEIEDKTLVTIIERIRTADQFPVVYCLDKIPNDDLTCFQYQEHRQSILNAIEQYSDKEISYAETEIEAISYEPHISDLLNASPHEGLMLLKLVHYDENDKPVFYSFNYFKSSLVKFKAVRNRV; from the coding sequence ATGGAATTAACTTCAGTGTATAAAGTTAAAGAGTGGATTTTAAACCAAATTAAGGCCGGTAAATTAAATAACGGTGATAAATTGCCTAGTTATTTAAGCATTGCTAGAGACCTAAAAGTTAAAACAGATGATGTCTACGATGGCGTAGATGAATTAATAACAGAACAAATTTTAACGAATAACTTAGAGGAAGGTGTCAGTGTTAAACCGCTGCATCCTTTCCTTTACCCATTAGGGGAATTAGTAAGTATAAGTGAAATGATTGAAGAACAAGGTTATAATGCAGGTACTGAATTTATTAGCTTAGATGAAAAGCCAGCTACATCTTTAGATGCATATACTTTAGAAATAGAAGATAAAACACTTGTCACGATTATTGAGCGTATTCGTACGGCAGATCAATTTCCAGTCGTTTATTGTTTAGATAAAATTCCAAATGATGATTTGACCTGTTTCCAGTATCAAGAACATAGACAATCTATTTTAAACGCGATTGAACAATATTCTGATAAAGAAATTAGTTATGCTGAAACCGAAATAGAAGCGATAAGTTATGAACCACACATCTCTGATCTATTGAATGCTTCACCTCATGAAGGTTTAATGTTGTTAAAATTAGTTCATTATGATGAAAATGATAAACCTGTGTTTTATTCATTTAATTACTTTAAAAGTAGTTTAGTTAAATTTAAAGCGGTAAGAAATAGAGTATAA